In Vibrio alginolyticus NBRC 15630 = ATCC 17749, one genomic interval encodes:
- a CDS encoding hybrid sensor histidine kinase/response regulator → MDSIRKVYQYAEPNLTLVGWMGFLGFPLYYFVWEFAFPQAYENLPLRLFCSLLFFGIIFRNRLSSTWRDYVPIYYQVTITLCLPFFFFYMLLMNDWSNVWVMSFMSAIFLHILLVHVTRVMFAQTFAGIGLATFFAWVAKGFHLDLTMDWTHVPIFLFIYVFGNLFYFRNQVEHEAKVSLAKSFGAGIAHEMRNPLSGLCTSIDVIQSILPNMKEAGKEQYVMSVEDVTLLREVSQDAMNIIQSGNETIDLLLTSIDENRVSRSSFKKYSVHSVVEQAIESFSYKRATDRFAISLDARSEFEFLGSDTLLKYVMYNLFKNAFHHRKSEDFHIHVSMISSERFNQIVVTDNGAGIAPDVLRNIFQDFYTTGKSGSYGLGLPFCKKVMRSFGGNIECQSQLGEWSQFTLTFPLTTSDTVTEIKNDLTKLKTILTVTSQDILVSKVTDISRFMGFDSTILDANQVLKKKEYEFEFDLIFVDLESLDPRANQLDRLESLLSFTEARIVYLFEHHPTQRARKAAYEPIWIETQAWLLNTKPTIERLLYDSSYVSTPTASVTLDNSNKRTIMVVDDNESLRKFTAMLLEKQGFEVIQKEDGQQALDTLEQEDVDLILMDIEMPIMDGVEASRRIRSSDKNYASVPIIAHTGDSSPVTLDKIGSSGMSDFIVKPADKNRLFDKIANWI, encoded by the coding sequence ATGGACTCGATACGTAAGGTTTATCAATATGCAGAACCAAACCTAACTCTCGTTGGCTGGATGGGGTTTCTTGGCTTTCCGCTGTACTACTTTGTCTGGGAGTTTGCCTTTCCACAGGCTTATGAAAATTTACCTCTTAGATTGTTTTGCTCGTTATTGTTTTTCGGCATCATTTTTAGAAACCGCTTATCATCGACTTGGAGAGATTATGTTCCTATTTACTACCAAGTGACGATAACGCTGTGCTTACCGTTTTTCTTTTTTTATATGTTACTGATGAATGACTGGTCCAATGTATGGGTTATGTCGTTTATGTCTGCAATTTTCTTACACATTTTACTGGTTCATGTTACTAGGGTCATGTTTGCTCAAACCTTTGCTGGGATAGGTTTAGCAACATTCTTCGCTTGGGTTGCAAAAGGGTTCCATCTTGACTTGACCATGGATTGGACTCATGTGCCAATCTTTCTGTTTATTTATGTCTTCGGTAATTTGTTCTATTTTCGTAACCAAGTTGAACATGAAGCGAAAGTCTCGCTGGCAAAATCATTCGGGGCAGGGATCGCACATGAAATGCGTAACCCGTTGAGTGGGCTTTGCACTTCAATAGATGTTATCCAGTCGATCTTGCCCAACATGAAAGAGGCAGGAAAAGAGCAGTACGTCATGAGTGTAGAGGATGTCACCTTATTACGTGAAGTGAGTCAGGATGCAATGAACATTATCCAATCGGGTAATGAAACCATCGATTTATTGCTGACTTCGATTGATGAAAATCGAGTTTCTCGTTCTAGCTTCAAAAAATATTCAGTTCACTCGGTCGTTGAACAGGCAATTGAAAGCTTCAGTTATAAACGTGCCACTGATCGATTTGCCATATCGCTGGATGCGAGAAGTGAGTTTGAGTTTCTAGGTAGTGATACATTACTTAAATACGTTATGTATAACCTCTTCAAGAATGCCTTCCATCACCGTAAATCTGAAGATTTTCACATACATGTATCCATGATAAGTTCAGAACGCTTTAATCAAATTGTTGTAACCGATAATGGTGCTGGCATTGCTCCTGATGTTCTACGCAATATCTTTCAAGACTTTTACACCACTGGCAAATCAGGAAGTTATGGTTTGGGTCTACCGTTTTGTAAAAAAGTCATGCGTTCATTTGGGGGGAACATTGAGTGTCAATCTCAGTTAGGGGAGTGGTCTCAATTTACGTTAACTTTCCCACTAACGACATCTGATACCGTTACTGAAATCAAAAACGATCTGACTAAACTCAAAACCATTCTAACGGTGACTAGCCAAGATATCTTGGTGTCTAAAGTAACAGATATTAGCCGTTTTATGGGCTTTGACTCGACGATTTTAGATGCCAACCAAGTACTCAAAAAGAAAGAGTACGAGTTCGAATTCGATCTGATTTTTGTCGATCTTGAGAGCTTAGATCCAAGAGCAAACCAATTGGATAGATTAGAATCTCTCTTGTCTTTCACTGAAGCACGCATAGTTTATCTTTTTGAGCATCATCCGACTCAGAGAGCACGTAAGGCTGCATATGAACCTATTTGGATCGAAACGCAAGCCTGGTTATTGAATACTAAACCAACTATTGAGCGTCTCTTATATGATTCAAGCTATGTATCGACACCAACGGCCTCGGTGACGTTAGATAATTCAAATAAGCGCACAATTATGGTCGTGGATGATAATGAATCTTTGCGTAAATTCACGGCAATGTTACTTGAAAAGCAAGGCTTTGAAGTGATTCAGAAAGAAGACGGGCAGCAGGCTCTGGATACACTAGAGCAAGAAGATGTTGATCTCATTCTGATGGATATCGAAATGCCAATTATGGATGGTGTAGAAGCGTCTAGGCGAATTCGAAGCTCGGATAAAAACTATGCGTCGGTACCTATTATTGCACATACAGGGGATAGTTCACCTGTCACGTTGGACAAAATTGGGTCTTCGGGTATGTCTGACTTCATCGTAAAACCGGCGGATAAAAATCGTTTGTTCGATAAAATCGCAAACTGGATCTAA
- the cqsA gene encoding alpha-hydroxyketone-type quorum-sensing autoinducer synthase: MSETIQSKPLPSFIEERLDFYIQDLIEPNENKKHLVLGKRPPCNAVVLQSNDYLALSHNKEIQNAHRDAISQHDDNVVMSAIFLQDDESKPVFETQLASFVGMPSCLLSQSGWAANVGLLQTICAPNIPVYIDFFAHMSLWEGARIAGAQIHPFMHNNTSHLRKQISRHGSGIIVVDSVYSTIGTIAPLRDIYEIAQEFDCGLVVDESHSLGTHGPQGAGILQGLGLTHKVDFITVSLAKTFAYRAGAILGPEKLAKTLPFVAYPAIFSSTVLPQEIIRLEKTLDVIRKSDDKRDILFERAKSLAVGLKRIGFTIRSESQIIALECGNERNTERVRDFLEERNVYGAVFCRPATGRNKNIIRFSVNADMTAAEVDHVLTVCQQAFAHPDLEFV, encoded by the coding sequence ATGAGTGAAACTATACAAAGCAAACCACTTCCCTCCTTTATCGAGGAACGCCTAGATTTTTATATTCAAGATCTAATCGAACCGAATGAGAACAAAAAACACCTTGTTCTTGGTAAACGCCCACCGTGTAATGCCGTTGTCCTGCAAAGCAATGATTACCTTGCACTGTCTCATAATAAGGAGATTCAAAACGCGCATCGTGATGCGATTTCCCAGCACGATGACAACGTCGTGATGTCCGCGATTTTCTTACAAGACGATGAATCGAAACCTGTATTTGAAACGCAACTAGCCAGTTTCGTTGGTATGCCTAGTTGTCTACTTTCTCAATCTGGTTGGGCTGCGAATGTCGGTTTATTGCAGACTATTTGTGCACCGAACATACCTGTGTACATTGATTTCTTTGCACATATGTCTTTGTGGGAAGGCGCACGTATTGCCGGAGCACAAATTCATCCGTTCATGCATAACAACACCAGTCACCTAAGAAAACAGATTTCACGTCACGGTTCAGGGATCATTGTTGTGGATTCGGTTTACAGCACTATCGGGACCATCGCTCCTCTACGTGATATCTACGAAATAGCACAGGAGTTTGACTGCGGCCTGGTTGTAGATGAATCACACTCTTTAGGTACACACGGTCCACAAGGTGCGGGGATACTGCAGGGTCTTGGCTTAACTCATAAGGTAGATTTTATTACCGTTAGTCTTGCCAAGACATTTGCTTATCGTGCTGGCGCGATTTTAGGCCCAGAAAAACTGGCGAAGACGCTTCCATTTGTGGCGTACCCTGCAATATTTAGTTCTACCGTATTACCGCAAGAGATCATTCGGCTAGAGAAAACACTGGACGTCATAAGAAAATCAGATGATAAGCGAGATATTCTGTTTGAAAGAGCCAAGTCTTTAGCCGTTGGTTTAAAACGCATTGGATTTACTATTCGCAGTGAATCACAAATTATCGCATTAGAATGTGGTAACGAGAGAAACACTGAGCGAGTCCGCGACTTTCTCGAAGAGCGAAATGTTTACGGCGCAGTGTTTTGCCGCCCTGCAACTGGAAGGAACAAAAACATCATCCGTTTTTCAGTCAATGCAGACATGACAGCTGCTGAAGTTGATCATGTACTCACTGTCTGCCAACAAGCATTTGCACACCCTGACTTAGAGTTTGTGTAA
- the ylqF gene encoding ribosome biogenesis GTPase YlqF produces MVNNSIQWFPGHMHKARKEIEEAIPQVDVIIEVLDARIPFSSENPLISQIRGDKPVVKVLNKRDLADPELTQLWIEHLEQEQHVKAMAITTSEPQEVHRIMELCRKLAPHREEIGKNIRTMIMGIPNVGKSTIINTLAGRTIAVTGNQPAVTRRQQRINLQNGIVLSDTPGILWPKVENPHSGFRLAATGAVKDTAMEYDEVAFYTIEYLAAHYADKLKERYQIEELPESDIEIMEEIGRRRGALRAGGRVDLHKVSEILLHELRQGTLGQITLERPEMITQELIEVEIETARKEEEKAKRKEERRKRYLRNKR; encoded by the coding sequence ATGGTTAATAACTCAATCCAGTGGTTTCCTGGCCACATGCACAAAGCACGTAAAGAGATCGAAGAAGCAATCCCTCAAGTGGATGTGATCATCGAAGTACTGGATGCTCGTATTCCTTTCAGTAGTGAAAACCCTTTGATTTCTCAAATCCGTGGCGACAAACCTGTCGTTAAAGTTTTGAACAAACGTGATTTGGCCGATCCAGAATTAACTCAACTGTGGATTGAGCACTTGGAGCAAGAGCAACATGTAAAAGCAATGGCGATCACGACTTCTGAACCACAAGAAGTGCATCGAATCATGGAGCTTTGCCGCAAACTTGCCCCACACCGAGAAGAAATTGGTAAAAACATTCGCACCATGATCATGGGCATCCCAAACGTTGGAAAATCGACGATCATTAACACCCTCGCAGGTCGAACAATCGCTGTAACAGGTAACCAACCCGCGGTTACACGTCGTCAACAACGTATCAACCTGCAAAATGGCATCGTATTATCTGATACTCCAGGAATTTTATGGCCAAAAGTGGAAAATCCACACAGTGGCTTCCGCCTTGCGGCTACCGGCGCGGTAAAAGATACAGCGATGGAATATGACGAAGTCGCATTCTATACCATTGAATACCTAGCAGCTCATTATGCAGACAAGCTTAAAGAGCGTTATCAAATTGAAGAGCTTCCAGAATCAGATATCGAGATCATGGAAGAAATTGGTCGTCGCCGCGGTGCACTACGTGCAGGTGGACGTGTTGACTTGCACAAAGTATCAGAGATCTTATTGCACGAACTTCGTCAAGGCACTTTGGGCCAAATTACATTAGAACGCCCAGAAATGATCACTCAAGAGCTGATTGAAGTCGAGATTGAGACCGCCCGTAAAGAAGAAGAAAAAGCGAAGCGTAAAGAAGAGCGTCGTAAGCGCTATTTACGTAATAAGCGATAA
- a CDS encoding ATP-binding protein: MLSILRSITVSSVALIFLASSFCSTAKQSPKPKVIVGVIAQDEAKDSFDGSVGPSYGISLEYLSNITKALDYELELRTYKHIPSLLADVESKKIDGAVGFSKTAAREKRFLFSMPFFSSTIAVWYRNATYRDSDARDLKWVCVEGSVYCDNLTERGIDKIHYVKTRLEAFNEVKRGKANALIYTYVGITQYLDLNDIVKGVVDIPSWLKNEEVSFIASLDKQSLIDDINKILQWEQNGKNIRSVASKNPYHISDKLLVDYRRNHQNKLVITYSSSDEAYPFLYRDSQTGELDGFFPDFVDLLQSRTGLSFKYVKPTSSLSNGLTAFDADIVPISYVGELPKSDWLFTKPFMHSNYVAIQAEQSKRDKSALKEAGILLTLKKQGLVHLGTWQQGQVDHYDDLKKLLTDLKSGVLDVAYIPDDIVHNMIAQDQVDGLVINAEDVLTFSNAFAVANHNTQLQHMLNSIIETIDSNEIEKLLRSHRSFKLTYGYDAEQIATFVVAGSFIFCLMLIAAYFILSHMRLKVRLAEFNADNEEAEKQWLMDIIKEINSLVFIHSENNHMEMSNCANYNSKQCQQCKLKSDSAHAPLVNNFDELTTVIAGKRISEEVASSGCELDIKHVYRERKVIASPSGKNKFVLTVIQDITQQKEREQALIDAQKEAQTAVRARENFLATMSHELRTPLSAAHGILDLLNRQVTTDSNRELIAQAIRSLNHLNTLVDEVLDYSKLEAGHLTVAPVKTDLLKTLCDVFRSFEPRALAKGLDYKVTIKPFSNAFIEIDALRLVQITTNLLSNAMKFTAEGEVGISVILHEKQLILKVADSGIGMTDDQLEGILNPFVQADDTITRKYGGTGLGLSIVDRLIDCMGGVLCIDSQFGLGTTITVRLPIEHCDSEPDVCLNWTYSESLPLNIRQWCDAWKMRPATLKTMVANLHPIHDSDASFNGLMLRDEQRVLGSLTLREIQYPDTLFNLLSQTQQETKLSDVNQEVVSWVLGTVLVAEDNPINQSVIAMQLHELGIEPVIVNNGREAWEYINQDENVVLLLTDFHMPEMDGYELVRHVKNSEFKAIPIIGVTAEDARLAIERTQDIGIDDVLYKPYDLNQLKTVLIPFIGEKERGRLPGWIKRFKAQDAKEIARVFSQSMSTDIKNLNAASTERDKKRVIHGIKGAVGAIGVSMLTELCIEAERVTAAEFDRRTAELILRIEQEIENINYWVETNEYTI; the protein is encoded by the coding sequence ATGCTCAGTATTCTTAGAAGTATTACGGTATCGTCCGTCGCCTTAATTTTTTTAGCGAGTTCTTTTTGCTCAACTGCCAAACAGAGTCCTAAACCGAAGGTCATCGTTGGTGTTATTGCGCAAGACGAAGCTAAAGACTCGTTTGACGGTAGCGTTGGTCCTTCGTACGGAATTAGTCTTGAGTATTTGTCTAACATTACTAAAGCTTTGGATTATGAGTTAGAACTTCGGACTTACAAGCATATTCCGTCTTTACTTGCGGATGTCGAAAGCAAGAAGATTGATGGTGCGGTTGGATTTAGTAAAACAGCAGCAAGAGAAAAGCGTTTCTTGTTTTCGATGCCTTTCTTTTCGAGCACTATCGCTGTTTGGTATCGGAATGCCACTTACCGAGATAGTGATGCGCGTGATCTTAAATGGGTGTGTGTTGAGGGCAGTGTGTATTGTGACAACCTCACTGAACGTGGTATCGATAAGATACATTATGTTAAAACACGTTTAGAGGCGTTTAATGAAGTTAAGCGAGGTAAAGCGAACGCGCTGATTTACACTTATGTTGGTATTACCCAATATTTGGATTTGAATGACATTGTAAAAGGGGTTGTCGATATTCCCAGTTGGTTGAAAAACGAAGAGGTGAGTTTTATCGCTTCGTTGGACAAACAGAGTCTGATCGATGACATCAACAAAATCCTTCAGTGGGAGCAAAATGGAAAAAACATTCGCTCCGTCGCCTCGAAAAATCCTTACCATATCAGTGATAAGTTATTGGTAGATTACCGACGTAATCATCAAAACAAACTAGTGATAACTTACAGCAGCAGTGACGAAGCTTATCCGTTTCTCTACCGAGATTCGCAAACGGGCGAGTTAGATGGCTTCTTTCCAGATTTTGTCGACTTATTGCAGTCTCGTACTGGCTTGAGCTTTAAGTATGTGAAGCCGACGTCGAGCCTTTCAAATGGATTAACGGCATTTGATGCCGATATAGTCCCCATCTCTTATGTGGGTGAGCTACCTAAGTCAGATTGGTTGTTCACTAAACCATTCATGCACAGTAATTACGTGGCTATCCAAGCGGAGCAGAGCAAGCGCGATAAATCTGCACTGAAAGAAGCGGGTATTCTGCTCACTTTGAAAAAGCAAGGGTTAGTTCATTTGGGCACTTGGCAGCAAGGCCAAGTTGATCATTATGATGATTTGAAAAAGCTGCTTACCGATTTGAAATCGGGCGTTTTGGATGTGGCTTACATTCCTGACGACATCGTTCACAACATGATTGCACAAGATCAAGTCGATGGCTTGGTGATCAATGCGGAGGACGTTTTGACGTTCTCTAATGCATTTGCGGTTGCAAACCACAATACACAACTTCAACACATGTTGAACAGCATCATCGAAACCATTGATTCTAACGAGATCGAAAAACTGCTGCGTTCTCACCGAAGCTTCAAACTGACTTATGGCTATGACGCGGAGCAGATCGCTACATTTGTTGTTGCTGGTTCATTCATATTCTGTCTCATGTTAATTGCGGCGTATTTCATCTTATCTCACATGCGACTTAAAGTGAGGTTAGCCGAATTTAATGCTGACAATGAGGAAGCGGAAAAGCAATGGCTGATGGACATCATCAAAGAGATCAATAGCTTGGTTTTTATCCATAGTGAAAATAACCATATGGAGATGAGCAATTGTGCCAACTACAACAGTAAACAGTGCCAACAATGTAAGTTGAAAAGTGATTCTGCGCACGCTCCTCTGGTGAATAATTTTGATGAACTGACCACTGTTATCGCTGGAAAGCGTATTTCAGAAGAGGTTGCCTCGTCGGGCTGTGAACTTGATATTAAACATGTATATCGAGAACGCAAAGTCATCGCTTCTCCTAGCGGTAAGAACAAGTTTGTACTGACTGTTATTCAAGATATTACCCAGCAAAAAGAACGTGAGCAGGCGTTAATCGATGCGCAAAAAGAAGCGCAAACCGCGGTACGTGCGCGCGAAAACTTTTTGGCAACCATGAGTCACGAATTAAGAACGCCATTGTCGGCAGCACACGGCATCCTCGATTTGCTAAATCGCCAAGTGACGACAGATTCAAATCGCGAGTTAATTGCCCAAGCCATACGCTCGCTCAATCATTTGAATACGCTAGTAGACGAAGTACTGGATTATTCAAAATTAGAGGCAGGGCACTTAACCGTCGCCCCAGTTAAGACCGACTTGCTTAAAACCTTGTGCGATGTGTTTCGAAGCTTTGAACCACGAGCGCTTGCGAAAGGTTTGGATTACAAAGTGACAATCAAACCATTTTCGAATGCTTTCATTGAAATCGACGCGCTGCGATTGGTGCAAATTACCACCAATCTACTCTCCAATGCGATGAAATTCACTGCCGAAGGAGAAGTTGGAATCAGTGTCATTCTTCATGAAAAGCAGCTTATTTTGAAAGTGGCGGATTCAGGTATCGGCATGACGGATGACCAACTCGAAGGCATTCTCAATCCTTTTGTTCAAGCGGATGACACTATTACGCGTAAATATGGCGGTACTGGATTGGGGCTAAGCATTGTTGACCGATTGATCGACTGCATGGGCGGCGTGCTCTGCATCGATTCACAATTTGGCTTGGGCACGACGATTACTGTCAGACTGCCAATTGAGCATTGCGACTCTGAGCCAGACGTTTGTTTGAACTGGACGTATAGCGAGAGCTTACCACTTAATATTCGCCAGTGGTGTGACGCGTGGAAAATGCGTCCAGCGACGTTAAAAACAATGGTGGCGAACCTTCACCCTATACACGACAGCGATGCCAGTTTTAATGGCCTAATGCTGCGTGACGAACAAAGGGTACTTGGCAGTCTTACGCTAAGAGAGATTCAATATCCAGATACATTGTTCAATTTGCTCAGCCAAACGCAGCAAGAAACCAAGCTTAGTGACGTAAATCAAGAAGTGGTTTCTTGGGTTCTCGGCACGGTACTGGTCGCAGAAGATAATCCCATTAACCAAAGTGTGATAGCAATGCAGCTTCATGAACTTGGAATCGAACCTGTCATTGTGAATAACGGCCGCGAAGCATGGGAATACATCAACCAAGATGAAAACGTTGTGTTGCTGCTGACCGATTTTCATATGCCAGAAATGGATGGCTATGAGCTTGTTAGGCACGTGAAAAACTCCGAATTTAAAGCAATTCCAATCATCGGTGTGACAGCAGAAGATGCTCGTCTTGCCATTGAACGTACACAGGATATCGGCATTGATGATGTGCTCTACAAGCCCTATGACCTTAATCAATTAAAAACCGTTTTGATTCCATTTATTGGCGAAAAAGAGAGGGGTAGGCTGCCCGGCTGGATTAAACGGTTCAAAGCACAGGACGCAAAAGAGATTGCGCGCGTGTTTAGTCAATCAATGTCTACAGATATAAAAAACTTAAACGCCGCATCGACTGAGCGAGACAAAAAACGGGTCATTCATGGCATCAAAGGAGCGGTTGGGGCGATAGGGGTAAGCATGCTGACTGAGCTTTGCATTGAGGCAGAACGAGTTACTGCTGCGGAGTTTGACAGGCGAACAGCGGAGCTAATTTTACGAATCGAGCAGGAGATCGAAAACATAAACTATTGGGTAGAGACAAATGAATACACAATTTAA
- a CDS encoding EAL domain-containing response regulator yields MNTQFNVMVIDDHPLQTTILTQILDRYCAQVIPFNCVDAAIQSVQEQHFDVIFCDIQMPGKDGIDMMEMLDKVQYQGQVVLVSAMELTIISAVRAMCEGFSFEVLGKLPKPYDENEVVDLLGKIKDEKAKQVSFAQPIEVEDQEFLFALAEGRVKNYYQPLVDVQSGEVLGYEALARWNHPIYGVLPPHYFLPIVERCRLSGELFQAVLSNVIYDMKHRGLTQNVSINVDHENLEDTAFSHYFLQQCLESEIDPSQITIEITERDTFQTSASLYKNLLKLRMNGVTVSIDDFGTGSSTFEKLAQLPFNELKIDRSFVQGVECDIKKRNIVVAICALAKSLNIRLVAEGIEDEVTLQAIREYGIDLCQGFYIDKPMPLEAITILNERYE; encoded by the coding sequence ATGAATACACAATTTAATGTGATGGTGATTGATGACCATCCGCTACAAACCACAATACTTACGCAAATATTGGATCGCTATTGCGCGCAAGTCATCCCTTTTAACTGTGTGGATGCCGCTATTCAGAGTGTGCAGGAACAACATTTTGACGTAATTTTTTGTGATATCCAAATGCCCGGAAAAGACGGCATCGATATGATGGAAATGCTCGATAAAGTCCAGTACCAGGGGCAAGTTGTACTGGTCAGTGCAATGGAATTGACCATTATTTCTGCGGTAAGAGCCATGTGCGAGGGATTTAGCTTTGAAGTATTAGGGAAGCTGCCTAAGCCATACGATGAAAATGAAGTCGTTGATTTGTTGGGTAAAATAAAAGATGAAAAAGCGAAACAAGTCAGCTTTGCTCAACCTATTGAAGTGGAAGATCAAGAATTCCTGTTTGCTCTGGCTGAAGGGCGAGTGAAAAATTATTACCAGCCTTTAGTCGATGTGCAAAGTGGGGAAGTGCTTGGGTATGAAGCGCTCGCGCGTTGGAATCATCCTATTTATGGTGTGTTACCCCCTCATTATTTTTTGCCAATTGTAGAGCGTTGCCGCCTTTCTGGAGAGTTGTTTCAAGCTGTATTGAGTAATGTTATCTATGACATGAAACACCGCGGATTGACGCAAAACGTATCCATCAATGTAGACCATGAAAATTTAGAAGATACGGCGTTCTCTCATTACTTTTTACAGCAATGTTTAGAGAGCGAGATTGACCCATCACAAATCACCATTGAAATTACAGAGCGAGATACATTTCAGACTAGCGCGTCCCTGTACAAGAATTTACTCAAGTTGAGGATGAACGGTGTCACTGTCTCAATAGATGATTTTGGCACGGGTTCATCAACGTTTGAAAAACTGGCTCAACTGCCATTCAACGAGTTAAAAATCGATCGTTCGTTTGTACAAGGTGTCGAATGCGACATCAAAAAACGCAACATCGTTGTTGCTATTTGCGCGTTAGCGAAAAGTTTGAATATACGACTGGTCGCGGAAGGTATTGAAGACGAAGTCACACTGCAAGCGATACGTGAGTATGGGATTGATCTTTGCCAAGGCTTCTACATTGATAAACCCATGCCACTAGAAGCCATAACCATACTAAATGAAAGATATGAATAA
- a CDS encoding response regulator transcription factor, protein MNKLNYLIFDDHPLVCVAIKSLLEELGKTNGVFTATSAKMALQILKKEEIQLLILDVNLADCDGFDFYKRIKSHGYEGKVIFFSAETSQMYSQMAFRSGADGYVCKSENHDILKDAIEAVEKGYTFFKFKQVVNSVREMPQLSSRESAVMKYLLQGKSNREIASVLSISDKTVSTYKRRLLDKFNVKNIVELTRVAGA, encoded by the coding sequence ATGAATAAATTGAATTACTTGATCTTTGACGATCATCCTCTCGTTTGTGTTGCAATCAAATCGTTGTTGGAAGAGTTAGGGAAAACAAATGGGGTATTTACTGCAACATCAGCGAAGATGGCATTACAAATATTGAAAAAGGAAGAAATTCAACTGTTGATCTTAGATGTGAACTTGGCAGATTGCGATGGGTTTGATTTCTACAAACGTATCAAATCCCATGGTTATGAAGGCAAAGTCATTTTCTTCTCCGCTGAAACTAGCCAAATGTACAGCCAAATGGCTTTTCGTTCTGGCGCTGATGGCTATGTGTGTAAATCGGAAAATCACGACATTCTTAAAGACGCGATAGAAGCGGTAGAGAAGGGGTATACCTTCTTCAAATTTAAGCAAGTTGTTAACAGCGTTCGAGAAATGCCACAACTTTCAAGCAGAGAAAGTGCAGTAATGAAGTATTTACTACAAGGAAAGTCCAATAGAGAAATCGCTTCAGTGCTATCAATAAGTGACAAAACAGTCAGCACATACAAACGCCGTCTATTGGATAAATTTAACGTAAAGAACATTGTTGAGCTAACAAGAGTGGCGGGGGCGTAA